A genome region from Acidobacteriota bacterium includes the following:
- a CDS encoding methylmalonyl-CoA carboxyltransferase, which translates to MEDLQRLNRLAESGGGKKRLERQHAAGKMSARERIDLLLDAESFQEMDKFVKHRCQDFGMEGQEILGDGVVSGHGRIDGRLVYVFAQDFTVFGGSLSETNAAKICKVMELAMKAGAPIIGLNDSGGARIQEGVVSLAGYADIFLRNTLASGVVPQISAIMGPCAGGAVYSPAITDFVVMVKQSSYMFITGPEVIKVVTHEEVSKEELGGAMTHNSQSGVAHFAVEDDRECCRFIRDLISYLPSNNMESPPRKETRDPVDRSEARLDSLIPAESDQPYDVKEIIGAVADDGHFLEVQALFARNIVVGFARLGGRPVGIVANQPAVLAGCLDIDASIKAARFVRFCDAFNIPLICFEDVPGFLPGTSQEFGGIIKHGAKLIYAFAEATVPKITVITRKAYGGAYCVMASKHLRTDVNLAYPTAEIAVMGPEGAVKIVYRKELAAAADLEAETARRVEEFREKFANPYVAAGRGFVDEVIRPRETRRKLISALAMLENKRDTTPPKKHGNIPL; encoded by the coding sequence TTGGAAGATCTTCAGCGACTCAATCGGCTGGCCGAGTCCGGCGGGGGCAAGAAGCGCCTGGAGCGGCAGCACGCCGCGGGCAAGATGAGTGCCCGCGAGCGCATCGATCTCCTGCTGGACGCGGAGTCCTTTCAGGAGATGGACAAATTCGTGAAGCACCGCTGCCAGGATTTCGGGATGGAGGGCCAGGAGATCCTAGGAGATGGGGTGGTCTCGGGTCACGGCCGCATCGACGGGAGGCTGGTATACGTTTTTGCCCAGGATTTTACCGTCTTCGGCGGTTCCCTTTCGGAGACCAACGCGGCCAAGATCTGCAAGGTGATGGAGTTGGCGATGAAGGCCGGCGCCCCCATCATCGGTCTCAACGACTCCGGGGGGGCCAGAATCCAGGAGGGCGTGGTCTCGCTGGCCGGCTATGCCGACATCTTCCTGCGCAATACCCTGGCGTCGGGGGTCGTCCCCCAGATCTCGGCCATCATGGGTCCCTGCGCCGGGGGAGCCGTCTACTCACCCGCCATCACCGATTTCGTGGTCATGGTCAAGCAGAGCAGCTACATGTTCATCACCGGCCCTGAAGTGATCAAGGTGGTGACCCACGAAGAGGTCTCGAAGGAAGAGCTTGGGGGGGCCATGACCCACAACTCACAGAGCGGCGTGGCCCATTTCGCCGTCGAGGACGATCGGGAATGCTGCCGTTTCATCAGGGACCTGATCTCCTATCTCCCCTCCAACAACATGGAGAGCCCTCCGCGCAAGGAGACCCGGGATCCCGTGGACCGCTCCGAAGCGAGGCTCGACAGCCTGATTCCGGCCGAGTCCGATCAGCCTTACGACGTCAAGGAGATCATCGGCGCGGTGGCGGATGACGGACACTTCCTGGAAGTCCAGGCGCTCTTCGCCCGCAATATCGTGGTGGGATTTGCCCGGTTGGGAGGTCGTCCGGTGGGAATCGTGGCCAACCAGCCGGCGGTCCTGGCCGGATGCCTGGACATCGACGCTTCCATCAAGGCCGCCCGGTTTGTCCGGTTTTGCGACGCCTTCAACATCCCGCTCATCTGCTTTGAGGATGTCCCCGGGTTTCTTCCCGGGACCTCGCAGGAATTTGGGGGGATTATCAAGCATGGGGCCAAGTTGATCTATGCCTTTGCCGAGGCGACCGTCCCCAAGATCACGGTGATTACCCGGAAGGCCTACGGGGGGGCCTACTGCGTGATGGCCTCCAAGCATCTGCGTACCGACGTCAATCTCGCCTATCCCACTGCCGAGATTGCAGTGATGGGCCCCGAGGGCGCCGTCAAGATCGTCTATCGCAAGGAGTTGGCGGCGGCCGCCGATCTGGAGGCGGAAACGGCTCGGCGGGTCGAGGAATTCCGGGAGAAGTTCGCCAATCCCTACGTCGCGGCAGGACGGGGCTTTGTCGACGAGGTGATTCGCCCGCGTGAAACCCGTCGAAAGTTGATCAGCGCCTTGGCGATGCTGGAGAACAAGCGCGACACGACACCTCCGAAGAAGCATGGGAACATTCCTCTTTAG